The following DNA comes from Paenibacillus crassostreae.
TCCTTATTCATGATCAATTCACGGACTTGCATGATCTCTTCGCTGTTGTTCGATGTATGTACATAGTGAAGACGTCTGAGCTGAGCTTCAACCCGGGCCAAGACCTCCTCTTTTTCAAAAGGTTTGGTAATATAGTCATCCGCACCTAACCGTAGTAGCATAACTTTATCTTCGAGCGCACTTTTCGCAGAAATGACAATGATCGGTATCGTGAATTGTTCCCGAATCTTTGCAATCAACGTCTCTCCAGGGATTCCAGGCAGCATCAAATCTATCAGCACCAACTGGTACTCTTCCAGAGACAGCCTGAGTGAAGCTTCACTTCCAGAGAACGCAGAGACGGTGGTAATCCCTTCATCCGTGAGAATGCGACACAACAGACGATTGATATCTTCATCATCTTCTACCACTAATACTTTTATATTTGAGTAATCCACTATTGTCTGCCTCCATCTATAATCATTGGAATCGTATCCATCTTGGATTTAACACCATTTATATCTATTTCTTATCCTTAACCCATTCTTTATATTCTGGTAAAGTGTATTCGTCAGTTTTTACGACCGTCCAATGATTTTCCTTATGTTCTAAGAAGAGTTTAATTAAATACTCTCCTCCTGACTCTTCGAAATCATCTCTCAAATAAATAATACTACCATGAACAAGAACTACCGTTTCGTTATCTTTGATATTTTTTATTTTGATACGTTCATAACTTTCAATGTTGTAATTGGCATCTAACAAATTAAAACTTTGATTTAAGGATTCAACCTCATCTTTCTCAATATTAATTCCTTGCTTACGGTCAATATTATCTTTTAGCTTTGGATACTTATCCCACAGAATATTTATATCCTTGTTAACTACGGCTTGTGTTCTATAGTACATATACTCTCTTGCAGGCTTCGAATATTCCACCCAATCTGATGGTTCTGGCTCTACAAAACCTTCCATATCTGCTTTTGTACTAATGTTTTCTGTTAGAGTTGTATTTTGTTGACACCCTATTAAAGTTAATATAATAGCAACCATTATACCTCTTAGAAGAAAATTCTTCATATCATATTCTACCCCCTATATTAAAAGACGAGCAAGGTTTCATCTGGAAAAGATTTTATTAAAGTATAACTATCAAAACGCTTCAGGCTATGGTTTCGTTATATGCGTTTCCACTCATTTGCTGCACTACGCCGACCTGCACTGTCATATATCGCTCCGCCACATGGGAACCTCCAAGAATGGGGGTTCATTTGATTTGAGCAAGACACAGGAAAACCACGCTCAGCATACGATGTATGACTTTATTAAGGAAGGTAGTGCTAACGATGGGTTTCCAAATGGGAATGCAACAAAAAGTGATTTACCAAGCAGACAATAACTTTATGGAGAACCTGAAGTCCATTCGGCATCGCATCCACAATATCTGTAGACAACACGCCAATCAAATTGTACGAATCGAAACGTTAGACGGTCAAGTCATTGTAGGAAGGATTGTTAGTTGCGACAGGGGTTTACTATATCTGGCAGTACCTAGTCACGGCGTACAACGCGCCTTTTACGGAGGTCCTTCCTACACGAGTGACGAAGCTATTTTAACCCTTGTCCTTTATGAATTACTAGTAATCACATTACTATACACGTAAAAAATCAAATGAAAAAGATCGGGTACTTCGCTCGTAGATGAGTGAAGTAAACCCGATTTTTTTTCGGTTAGACTTACGGTTACTTAGTAAAAAGTTTTCTGCACCGAGTCACAAAATATAACGAAAGTGATTATGAAGCATGTCTGGCACCGCGAGGTGCCAGAATATAAAGAAACCCATGTCGTGGTCAAACTGAAAGTCCAGCACGAACAGCTTGTGCAGCGCAAGACCGAGGGTATCGGGATCGAGCTTGATCCGATCGTCCAGAAGCATTTTTTTGAACTGGCCATTCCCACCAAAACAGCGAACCTTTGCTTCCGTACGCAAAAGTCCCCCTCCAGGTACCGCATCGTTCTGTGACCCCAGAAAGCTCACAGAAGCAGGTTTGTGCCGACTTTTCCGTTTTGCGCTGCCCTTTTATTGATTCAGAATCATCAATATTAAGCACTCCTGTGGGTTTGAAATAAAGTTTGATCATTTGTAATAAAGTTCGATGATTTAAAAAAGTTTGATACAATTACATTAACAGGACGGGTTGTGACAATGCCAAAAACGGGCCAGATTGCGGAAGACTTTCTTCAAAGGCAATTGGAAACTATATTAAAAGGATATAATAGATATTGTGTTGGGTCGTACTTTAACTATGTAGCTGGTTAGGAAAGTAACTCATAAAAAAGGGGTGTAAAAATGGATTTGTTACTTTGGATAACTGTTGGTTTCATCGTAATCGGATTTGTTGTTCTTGTTTCTATGAAAAAAAGTATGGAAAGTAGAGTTACTTTAATAATAGAAAATGAGAAAAATATAGAGAATGAACAGGTTTCAAATAAACCCGTTATCTGGTGGATAAAGGGAACCACAGTTTGGGGACTAGTAAGCATGTTTTTAATCGTATGGTCTTTTTCTGTTTATATGTAAAATGGTGAGTGTCGGATAATGGATTTTGGGGACGAAGTAATTCATTTTTATGAAAGACAGTATTTAAACAATCGGGCGCGTTTGTGGAACAATTATAAACAGAAAATGATCAAACTTTTTTATAAAAATTGTTGATACTTTCACAAGGTAATAATCCATTTTGATCAATCTTTCCCAAAATAGATTCTCCTTGTTTATGGTAAAATGCGGATTTGTTAGATGTTTTTGATCAATCTTTATTTTAATGCTACAACTCCACATGAGTCGAGTGCATATGACCTACATACCTACTGTTATTTACGAAGAGGCGATCTCTGATTATACCAGTTATAGACCTATTAAATGCTATTCGAGGGTTGCAGACTAAACTTTATAACACAATTAACTACTTGTAATTTACAAGAATCAATTTCCTTGGAGTTCCTGTGACCTGCTAGAAATTGAGCTGTTATTAGGAAATATTGTTGAAGCACAGGTCAGAATACGAACAGCATCTTCCTTGTCGCCACTCCAAGTTAATGCTTCGGTGATTCGCATAAATTCATATTCCATTAAATAATACTTATCTTGTTCCATCCTCATGATCCGGTGATACTCTGCCATCGCTTGATCGACTCCATCAGATACAGCTATAGCTGCAACTTTATGAGCAATAGATCGCTTGATCTGGTGAATATTCGAACCAAGCAATAGATCTAGTATTGGAAAAGAGACGCTCTCTAGCCAGACATAATCACAATTGGTCATAACAGAAATAGAGATTTTCTCATCAGGGAGCACGTACAGATTGCTCAGAAATCCGGTATCCCACCCTGTATGTGAGATGACACGTGAACCCTTATATTCTCCCAGAAACCAACCTAGTCCAATCTGTGCATTTTCTTGCCCGTATCCAGTTTTTGCATGTGGCTTCCACATTTCATTATAGCTAGTTGATTGCAGGATTTCATGGCCATTCCCTGCAATTCCACAGTTTTGATGCATCAGCAGAAATTGGCACATATCCTCAACATTGGTATATAAAGTGGAGCTAGGTCCATGCGCCCTATTATATGGAAAAATATCACTGATGCAACCTCCGTATCCACTGGAAGTTCCGAGCACATGAGGTGTGGCTAGATGAGCATCAACCTCCTGTTTCAGAAAAGAACTGGACCGCATTCCTGTCGGTTCAAGAATATTTTTTTTCATATACTGCTCGAATCTCATTCCGCTGACCTTCGCTATCACGTCTCCCAAAATCTCGTATCCTATATTACTATAGGCAAATACTTCTCCAGGATCACTCAGTAACTTGTGATGAGATATACCTTTTACGTATCTTTCAAGACTTTGCTCGTCGTATTCAGGCCGGTCCCACGCATAATCTTCTTCATCTGGCATACCGGATGTATGGTTCATAAGCTGTCTTATTGTAATATTTCGATACCGCTCGTCTGCCATCTCAAAATAAGATAGATATTGGGTGATTGGTGAATCCAATTCTACTTCACTACGTTCAACTAATTGCATAATGGCAGTAGAAACGAAGGTTTTTGAGACAGAGGCTTGATGAAACAAAGTGCCACGAACAACGGGCTCACTTGTCAATATATTTGCTGTTCCATATTCACCAGTAAACAAAACTTGGTTGTCCTTCACTATTCCGACAGCTAATCCGGGAAATTGTTCATGTTCTAAAAACTCGATTAGCATTTCGTGCAACAGACCCTGTATATTCTGATATTTATACATAATGACCTCCCAACTCTCACTTCGCTCAAACCACAATAACTACCATTTTTTATAAATTAACCCACAAATATATTACTATGATATGGATACTATGTCTGGTAATAAATAATTATAATTATTTAGAGTTTATGATAACCGTAAATAGCGTCACTTTATAGAAAAGGGCGCCTTCCTGTGAAGAAAGCGCCCTTAACTACTCTTAATTGTTTGATTCTTTTAATGCAGGCTTTCCAACCTCAATCAATACTTTGCTTCGGCCCAGAAATAAGGAAACGATACATAAGAGAATTCCTGTTCCTATAAGCAGCCATTCTATTTTTACGATATCCGCGATAGGTCCAAATATCAACATGCCAATCGGCATCATGGATGTCGATATCATCCCAAACACGCCGAAAATTCTGCCCAAATAATCCTCGTCCACATTCTCCTGGACTAATACCATGGTTGGAGTATTAAAAACAGGCATCGCTAGGCCAAAGACTGCCATAAAAAATAAATAGATCCAGAAGACGGGAATGACGCCGAGAGCAAACGTACAAACCCCCATGAGCAAACTTGCAACCATCATCGTATGAATTTTATTTTGAAAACCACCCCATGAGGCGATAAGAGCTCCACCCGCCATCATGCCAACGGAGAAAGCAATCTCGATCGCGGTTAAGCGCCAGATTTCATCCCCAAAGCTACGGGTAACCTGAAGTGGCGTCATAAAAGCAGCTGGTGCCATTAAAATAAAAAACAAGGAGAAGAACAGAAAAAATTTCTTTAAAAAATCATGTTCCCGGATATAGATGAGCCCTTGCTTAAAGTCATCGAAATAACTGGTACTTTGTTGTTCAGTTGCTTTCTTGTGAAGCGGAATTCTGAAAAACAGCAATAATGTCAGGATCGCAATCGCGGCGGTAATGACATCAATAAAGAAAATGGTCTCCAGTGTGGTCATAGTCATCAATGCCGCACTCACCATTGGTGCTACAAACATCATAATGGCTTGTAACGATCCATTCGTACCATTTACTTTTGTCAGATGTTCAGCGGGAACGATTTGCGGTAATATGGCGCCAACAGCTGGTGTTTGAATTCCTGCACCTACTGCACGTATAGCCGCCATCACAAAGAGTAGCCCGATCGATTCATGTCCCATTAAAAAAATGACGGCGAGAATCAATGTTGCTACTGCGATCAATGCATCTGCCAGAATAATTAGTATTTTCCGATTGTATCGGTCCGCCCAAACTCCAGCAAAAGGAGATAAAATAAACGTGGGAACGAATCCGCAAAGGATATACAAAGTCATCATCATACCTGACTGTGTAGTTAACGTAATATGCCACATAATGGCATATTGTACTAAAGATGAACCAAATAGCGATATCGTCTGACTGCTTAAAAAGAGAATGATATTTTTTTTCCAATGGTCCATAGTAACTTGTTCATTATTTGAATTCAACTCATTCACAACCTTTTCTGTTCAAAAAAATATTTTAAAGCGGAGACTCATGGATATGATGATTGCATTTTAACATATTCGTATTTATGAGGCTATACTAAAGCAATGATGGTTCAGATATGGTTATGCTCTTAAGAGGGAAGAGGTTTACAGCAGGCCTAACTTTCTGGCATGTGCTACAGCTTCAGTTCGTCGACCAACCTGCAGTTTATCAAAGATCATTCGGTTGTGCCCTTTAACTGTACTGAGCGCTAGGAAAAGTCGCTCACTAATTTCACGATTCGATAGTCCTTGGGCAATGAGATGTAATACTTCTAACTCCCGCTCGCTTAATGGCTCTATAAGGGGAATAGCTAAGCGTTGATCCGATTTGGATTCACTTTTCCGCACCTCTGCTTCAAAATCAGCTAGCAGTTTACTAAGATAATCCTGCCTACTTCCATGTTTAACGGCTTCGATAAATAACCTATACATCGGAATCCCCTCATCGACTAAGATCCGTATGAAGCCTCCGGCTTCAATCATCGTCAGTGCTTCAAGTAGGATTTGAACAGCCTTGTACTTTTCACCATGCACTTGCATAGCAACTGCTTGTAGAACTATGACTTTGAGCCGTTCATCCGCCCAACCCTTCGCCTCTACATGTTGTCTCCATTTCTCTAACACTTCAAGTGCTTCAATTGTGTTACCCTGTGCTAAATGAACACGAGACTGGCTCATGGGAGACTCATACTTCTGTAACAGATGAGTGGCGGCTGTCAGATTACCTTGTTGAAGCAACACAAGCACTTGTACATCTGAAATATGTGCCATTTGATTCTCGAAATGATGCTGACGAGCGATCTGGTCAGCTTTTGCTAAAGTAGCTACTGCCCCACCCATTTCCCCGTGCGCGAGATCTAGTCGAGCGAGAAATACTTCACCTGCTACAACTCTATCCGATTGTTCTAACTGCATAGCCAGTTGGACCGACTGATATCCGTGCGTCTTTGCAGCATCCAGGTCATTCCATTCATACAGAATTCGAGCTAGACCCAAGTGAGCTTCACAAGCAACTGACAAAGGCGGATTACCTGCTAATTTCAGAACAGTTCGATAGGTCTCAGCCGCCGTATAAAGTTGGTTTTCTGCTTCTTGTATAGTTCCTAGACCGAGAGTAGCCATAATCGTGATCATGACATGCCCGATCTTCTGACTGATCGATAATGCTTCAGAATAGGCATTGCTCGCCTCTTTCCGATTCCCTTGGAGCTGGTAAGCATATCCCAATGCCCAAGTAGTGGCTGTGCGGACAGGTAGGTTGTCCGGGTGCAGAAATTCCAGTGCACGGCGAGACTCCGTCATGATCGTTTCTGATTGATGCTTACTGACCGCCATTGTCGCACGTATGGAGGCAATATGTCCAATAAGATCCAGTGTCTTAACATCTTGCTCGGCATATTGAAGAGCTTTGTCAGCGGCATGCAGTTTCTGCTCAACGCCGGTCATTTGACCCACCAGCAGTAATGCAGAGGAATACATTACCCATAACGAGGGTTTGGCATCTAATATATCCTTGGGTAATGAGTCTAGCCATTTCAGTACAGGAGCGACTGCTCCTCGAAATAACAAGGGCATTCCCTCTCCTTCCATCAGGCGAGCGGCGCGATCAACATCATTGGCAACCGTAGCATGGTGAAAAGCTTCAATCTCAAGACCATTGTCTTCATACCATTCACTGGCACGTATATGTAATTCAGCCACTAACTCCTCATCGCATTTAGAAGACGAGGTGATACTCTGATGTAGTCGTTGCCTCAACAAATCAGCAAAGAGATGGTGATAACGGTACCAACGCCTCTCGTTGTCCAGAGGGACAATGAACAGATTGGCACGTTCAAGATATTCCAAGGTTTCTTGCCCATATGATGAGGGAACCCTATGTTGTTCCCCGACTATCTTATGAAGAACAGCATCACAAAGAGAACCGCAGAATCGATCAAGAATGGATGTACGTAACAAGAACGTCTGAATGCTAGCCGATTGGTGTTGCAGAACTTCTTCTATCAGATAATCTAGAACGAAACGGTGACTACCCGTGAAAGAATTGATGAAGCTGGTATTGTCTTCATGTCCCTGCAAGGAAAGAGCGGCTAATTGCAGACCGGCAATCCATCCTTCCGTGTGGGATTCAAGTAGAATGATGTCTTCTGATGAAAGATTTAGACCTTTGACCTTATTGAGATATTCAGCTACTTCAGAGGAAGTAAATCTTAAATCTATGGATCGTACCTCAATCAATTCGTCCTGAACACGCAACCTTGCCATAGGAAGATGTGGATCCTCACGCGTGACGATGAACAGATGCATCAGTGGCGGCATATGCTCGAGTAGAAAGGCGATGGCCTCGTTAATCGGTTGGGCATCTATTACGTGGTAATCGTCAAGGACGAGTACGAAATGATCCTTGATTGTGGTGATTTCATTAATAAACGCGTTTAGTATCATTTCAGTTGGCGGCGGTTGTTGAGATTGGAGTAAACCAAACAGACCTTCTCCTGTATTATGTGAGAACGTCTGTATAGCAGCTATGAGGTATGTCAGAAAACTTGTAAGGTTGTTATCCCCTTCGTCCAACGACAACCAACCAACAGGTTGTTTACAACCCCTGAGCCATTCGCTGACCAGTGTTGTTTTACCAAAGCCGGCAGAAGCAGAGATGACCGTCAGTCTGCGATGCAGACCCTCATTCAGGAGCTCATTCAGG
Coding sequences within:
- a CDS encoding serine hydrolase domain-containing protein, whose amino-acid sequence is MYKYQNIQGLLHEMLIEFLEHEQFPGLAVGIVKDNQVLFTGEYGTANILTSEPVVRGTLFHQASVSKTFVSTAIMQLVERSEVELDSPITQYLSYFEMADERYRNITIRQLMNHTSGMPDEEDYAWDRPEYDEQSLERYVKGISHHKLLSDPGEVFAYSNIGYEILGDVIAKVSGMRFEQYMKKNILEPTGMRSSSFLKQEVDAHLATPHVLGTSSGYGGCISDIFPYNRAHGPSSTLYTNVEDMCQFLLMHQNCGIAGNGHEILQSTSYNEMWKPHAKTGYGQENAQIGLGWFLGEYKGSRVISHTGWDTGFLSNLYVLPDEKISISVMTNCDYVWLESVSFPILDLLLGSNIHQIKRSIAHKVAAIAVSDGVDQAMAEYHRIMRMEQDKYYLMEYEFMRITEALTWSGDKEDAVRILTCASTIFPNNSSISSRSQELQGN
- a CDS encoding response regulator transcription factor, whose amino-acid sequence is MDYSNIKVLVVEDDEDINRLLCRILTDEGITTVSAFSGSEASLRLSLEEYQLVLIDLMLPGIPGETLIAKIREQFTIPIIVISAKSALEDKVMLLRLGADDYITKPFEKEEVLARVEAQLRRLHYVHTSNNSEEIMQVRELIMNKDRHEVTLAGQLLTLTNFEFDILALLLSRSDKIFSKSEIYSNIWQGTYLGDDNTINVHISNLRAKIASLTEEEYIRTIWGIGFKIG
- a CDS encoding MFS transporter, which produces MDHWKKNIILFLSSQTISLFGSSLVQYAIMWHITLTTQSGMMMTLYILCGFVPTFILSPFAGVWADRYNRKILIILADALIAVATLILAVIFLMGHESIGLLFVMAAIRAVGAGIQTPAVGAILPQIVPAEHLTKVNGTNGSLQAIMMFVAPMVSAALMTMTTLETIFFIDVITAAIAILTLLLFFRIPLHKKATEQQSTSYFDDFKQGLIYIREHDFLKKFFLFFSLFFILMAPAAFMTPLQVTRSFGDEIWRLTAIEIAFSVGMMAGGALIASWGGFQNKIHTMMVASLLMGVCTFALGVIPVFWIYLFFMAVFGLAMPVFNTPTMVLVQENVDEDYLGRIFGVFGMISTSMMPIGMLIFGPIADIVKIEWLLIGTGILLCIVSLFLGRSKVLIEVGKPALKESNN
- a CDS encoding LuxR C-terminal-related transcriptional regulator, with the protein product MNIPIISTKLFIPPARSNVVLRPRLNELLNEGLHRRLTVISASAGFGKTTLVSEWLRGCKQPVGWLSLDEGDNNLTSFLTYLIAAIQTFSHNTGEGLFGLLQSQQPPPTEMILNAFINEITTIKDHFVLVLDDYHVIDAQPINEAIAFLLEHMPPLMHLFIVTREDPHLPMARLRVQDELIEVRSIDLRFTSSEVAEYLNKVKGLNLSSEDIILLESHTEGWIAGLQLAALSLQGHEDNTSFINSFTGSHRFVLDYLIEEVLQHQSASIQTFLLRTSILDRFCGSLCDAVLHKIVGEQHRVPSSYGQETLEYLERANLFIVPLDNERRWYRYHHLFADLLRQRLHQSITSSSKCDEELVAELHIRASEWYEDNGLEIEAFHHATVANDVDRAARLMEGEGMPLLFRGAVAPVLKWLDSLPKDILDAKPSLWVMYSSALLLVGQMTGVEQKLHAADKALQYAEQDVKTLDLIGHIASIRATMAVSKHQSETIMTESRRALEFLHPDNLPVRTATTWALGYAYQLQGNRKEASNAYSEALSISQKIGHVMITIMATLGLGTIQEAENQLYTAAETYRTVLKLAGNPPLSVACEAHLGLARILYEWNDLDAAKTHGYQSVQLAMQLEQSDRVVAGEVFLARLDLAHGEMGGAVATLAKADQIARQHHFENQMAHISDVQVLVLLQQGNLTAATHLLQKYESPMSQSRVHLAQGNTIEALEVLEKWRQHVEAKGWADERLKVIVLQAVAMQVHGEKYKAVQILLEALTMIEAGGFIRILVDEGIPMYRLFIEAVKHGSRQDYLSKLLADFEAEVRKSESKSDQRLAIPLIEPLSERELEVLHLIAQGLSNREISERLFLALSTVKGHNRMIFDKLQVGRRTEAVAHARKLGLL